A genomic window from Balaenoptera acutorostrata chromosome 20, mBalAcu1.1, whole genome shotgun sequence includes:
- the PPP1R27 gene encoding protein phosphatase 1 regulatory subunit 27, which yields MPSRTARYARYSPRQRRRRLLADRSVHFPNDVLFLDHIRQGDLEQVGRFIRARKVSLDTIHPSGLAALHEAVLSGNLECVKLLVKYGADIHQRDETGWTPLHIACSDGYPDIARYLISLGADREAANDDGDLPSDLIDPDFKDLVELFKGTKMD from the exons ATGCCCAGCAGAACAGCCCGCTATGCCCGCTACAGCCCGAGGCAGCGGCGCCGGAGGCTACTGGCTGATCGCAGTGTGCACTTCCCTAACGATGTCCTGTTCTTGGACCACATCCGCCAAGGCGACCTGGAGCAGGTGGGGCGCTTCATCCGGGCTCGGAAAGTCTCCCTGGACACCATCCACCCCTCAG GTCTGGCTGCCCTTCACGAAGCAGTGCTTTCTGGAAACCTGGAGTGCGTGAAGCTGCTAGTCAAATACGGCGCGGACATTCATCAGCGAGATGAGACAGGCTGGACACCCCTGCACATCGCTTGCAGCGATGGATACCCTGACATAGCCAG GTACCTCATTTCCCTGGGGGCAGACAGAGAAGCAGCCAACGACGATGGTGATCTGCCCTCGGACCTCATTGACCCTGACTTCAAGGACTTGGTGGAGTTATTCAAAGGGACTAAGATGGACTGA
- the MCRIP1 gene encoding mapk-regulated corepressor-interacting protein 1, which yields MTSSPVSRVVYNGKRNSSPRSPPNSSEIFTPAHEENVRFIYEAWQGVERDLRSQMSGSERGLVEEYVEKVPNPSLKTFKPIDLSDLKRRNMQDAKKS from the exons ATGACCAG TTCCCCTGTCTCCAGAGTCGTCTACAACGGCAAGaggaacagtagcccccgctctcctccCAACAGCAGCGAGATCTTCACCCCAGCCCACGAGGAGAATGTGCGCTTCATTTACGAAG CCTGGCAGGGCGTGGAGCGGGACCTGCGCAGCCAGATGTCGGGCAGCGAGCGGGGCCTGGTGGAGGAGTATGTGGAGAAGGTCCCTAACCCCAGCCTGAAGA CCTTCAAGCCCATCGACCTGAGCGACCTGAAACGCCGGAACATGCAGGACGCCAAGAAGTCCTAA
- the GCGR gene encoding glucagon receptor isoform X1 — translation MPPILPHCPHLLLLLLLACQPQAPSAQVMDFLFEKWKLYGDQCLHNLSLLPPPTELVCNRTFDKYSCWPDTPPNTTANISCPWYLPWHHKVQHRLVFKRCGPDGQWVRGPRGQPWRNASQCQMDDKELEVQKEVAKMYSSFQVMYTVGYSLSLGALLLALAILLGLSKLHCTRNYIHVNLFASFVLKASSVLVIDTLLKTRYSQRIGDDLSVSIWLSDGAVAGCRVAAVFMQYGVVANYCWLLVEGVYLHSLLGFATIPERSCFPLYLGIGWGAPMLFVTPWVVVKCLFENIQCWTSNDNMGFWWILRFPVFLAILINFFIFIRILHLLVVKLRAHQMRYTDYKFRLAKSTLTLIPLLGVHEVVFAFVTDEHAQGTLRSAKLFFDLFLSSFQGLLVAVLYCFLNKEVQSELLRRWHRWREGKALQEERHVGSHTARPTGGPPSEKLLLSRGGGSNRTSQDPSAETHLAGSLPGLAENPF, via the exons ATGCCCCCCATCCTGCCACactgcccccacctcctcctgcttCTGCTGCTGGCCTGCCAG CCGCAGGCCCCCTCCGCTCAGGTGATGGACTTCCTGTTTGAGAAGTGGAAGCTCTATGGCGACCAGTGTCTCCACAACCTGAGCCTTCTGCCCCCCCCAACTG AGCTGGTCTGTAATAGAACCTTTGACAAATATTCCTGCTGGCCGGACACCCCTCCCAACACCACAGCCAACATCTCCTGCCCCTGGTACCTGCCCTGGCACCACAAAG TGCAGCACCGCCTCGTCTTCAAGAGATGTGGGCCTGATGGGCAGTGGGTACGTGGGCCGCGGGGGCAGCCATGGCGAAATGCCTCCCAGTGCCAGATGGACGACAAGGAGCTTGAGGTCCAG AAGGAGGTGGCCAAGATGTACAGCAGCTTCCAGGTGATGTACACCGTGGGCTACTCCCTGTCCCTGGGGGCCCTGCTCCTAGCCCTGGCCATCCTGCTAGGCCTCAG CAAGCTGCACTGCACCCGAAACTACATCCACGTGAACCTGTTCGCGTCCTTTGTGCTCAAGGCCAGCTCTGTGCTAGTCATTGACACGCTGCTCAAGACCCGCTACAGCCAGAGGATTGGGGACGACCTCAGCGTGAGCATCTGGCTGAGTGACGGG GCAGTGGCCGGCTGCCGGGTGGCCGCGGTGTTCATGCAGTACGGCGTCGTGGCCAACTACTGCTGGCTGCTGGTGGAGGGCGTGTACTTGCACAGCCTGCTGGGCTTCGCCACCATCCCTGAAAGGAGCTGCTTCCCCCTCTACCTGGGCATCGGCTGGG GTGCCCCCATGCTGTTCGTCACCCCCTGGGTGGTGGTCAAGTGTCTGTTTGAGAACATCCA GTGCTGGACCAGCAATGACAACATGGGCTTCTGGTGGATCCTGCGCTTCCCCGTCTTCCTGGCCATCCTG atcaacTTCTTCATCTTCATCCGCATCCTTCACCTCCTGGTGGTCAAGCTGCGAGCCCATCAGATGCGCTATACTGACTACAAATTCCG GCTGGCCAAATCCACGCTGACCCTCATCCCCCTGTTGGGGGTCCACGAGGTGGTGTTTGCCTTTGTGACCGACGAGCATGCCCAGGGCACCCTGCGCTCCGCCAAGCTCTTCTTCGACCTCTTCCTCAGCTCCTTCCAG GGCCTGCTGGTGGCTGTTCTCTACTGTTTCCTCAACAAGGAG GTGCAGTCGGAGTTGCTGCGGCGCTGGCACCGCTGGCGCGAGGGCAAAGCACTGCAGGAGGAGCGCCATGTCGGCAGCCACACGGCCAGGCCCACTGGTGGCCCCCCCAGTGAGAAGCTGCTGCTCTCGAGGGGCGGTGGCAGCAACAGGACTAGCCAGGACCCCTCTGCGGAGACCCACTTGGCTGGCAGCCTCCCTGGATTGGCTGAGAACCCCTTCTGA
- the GCGR gene encoding glucagon receptor isoform X2, with the protein MPPILPHCPHLLLLLLLACQPQAPSAQVMDFLFEKWKLYGDQCLHNLSLLPPPTELVCNRTFDKYSCWPDTPPNTTANISCPWYLPWHHKVQHRLVFKRCGPDGQWVRGPRGQPWRNASQCQMDDKELEVQKEVAKMYSSFQVMYTVGYSLSLGALLLALAILLGLSKLHCTRNYIHVNLFASFVLKASSVLVIDTLLKTRYSQRIGDDLSVSIWLSDGAVAGCRVAAVFMQYGVVANYCWLLVEGVYLHSLLGFATIPERSCFPLYLGIGWGAPMLFVTPWVVVKCLFENIQCWTSNDNMGFWWILRFPVFLAILINFFIFIRILHLLVVKLRAHQMRYTDYKFRLAKSTLTLIPLLGVHEVVFAFVTDEHAQGTLRSAKLFFDLFLSSFQGLLVAVLYCFLNKEDTGCQAC; encoded by the exons ATGCCCCCCATCCTGCCACactgcccccacctcctcctgcttCTGCTGCTGGCCTGCCAG CCGCAGGCCCCCTCCGCTCAGGTGATGGACTTCCTGTTTGAGAAGTGGAAGCTCTATGGCGACCAGTGTCTCCACAACCTGAGCCTTCTGCCCCCCCCAACTG AGCTGGTCTGTAATAGAACCTTTGACAAATATTCCTGCTGGCCGGACACCCCTCCCAACACCACAGCCAACATCTCCTGCCCCTGGTACCTGCCCTGGCACCACAAAG TGCAGCACCGCCTCGTCTTCAAGAGATGTGGGCCTGATGGGCAGTGGGTACGTGGGCCGCGGGGGCAGCCATGGCGAAATGCCTCCCAGTGCCAGATGGACGACAAGGAGCTTGAGGTCCAG AAGGAGGTGGCCAAGATGTACAGCAGCTTCCAGGTGATGTACACCGTGGGCTACTCCCTGTCCCTGGGGGCCCTGCTCCTAGCCCTGGCCATCCTGCTAGGCCTCAG CAAGCTGCACTGCACCCGAAACTACATCCACGTGAACCTGTTCGCGTCCTTTGTGCTCAAGGCCAGCTCTGTGCTAGTCATTGACACGCTGCTCAAGACCCGCTACAGCCAGAGGATTGGGGACGACCTCAGCGTGAGCATCTGGCTGAGTGACGGG GCAGTGGCCGGCTGCCGGGTGGCCGCGGTGTTCATGCAGTACGGCGTCGTGGCCAACTACTGCTGGCTGCTGGTGGAGGGCGTGTACTTGCACAGCCTGCTGGGCTTCGCCACCATCCCTGAAAGGAGCTGCTTCCCCCTCTACCTGGGCATCGGCTGGG GTGCCCCCATGCTGTTCGTCACCCCCTGGGTGGTGGTCAAGTGTCTGTTTGAGAACATCCA GTGCTGGACCAGCAATGACAACATGGGCTTCTGGTGGATCCTGCGCTTCCCCGTCTTCCTGGCCATCCTG atcaacTTCTTCATCTTCATCCGCATCCTTCACCTCCTGGTGGTCAAGCTGCGAGCCCATCAGATGCGCTATACTGACTACAAATTCCG GCTGGCCAAATCCACGCTGACCCTCATCCCCCTGTTGGGGGTCCACGAGGTGGTGTTTGCCTTTGTGACCGACGAGCATGCCCAGGGCACCCTGCGCTCCGCCAAGCTCTTCTTCGACCTCTTCCTCAGCTCCTTCCAG GGCCTGCTGGTGGCTGTTCTCTACTGTTTCCTCAACAAGGAG GAcactgggtgtcaggcctgcTGA